A DNA window from Pontiella agarivorans contains the following coding sequences:
- a CDS encoding ATP-dependent zinc protease family protein has protein sequence MNEPLRLGWREWCALPDLGIPAIKAKVDTGAKTSCLHTFCIEPYYENGIYFVRFNVHPLQKNDTVIVECTAPVKDEREVSDSGGHKEMRYIIETRMRIGDKERLIEMSLTNRDSMRFRMLLGRRAMAENTLVDPAASYLNGKLEARSLYDLA, from the coding sequence ATGAACGAACCTCTTAGACTGGGCTGGCGGGAGTGGTGTGCACTCCCGGACCTGGGCATTCCGGCCATTAAAGCCAAGGTAGACACAGGGGCCAAAACCTCCTGCCTGCATACGTTCTGTATTGAGCCGTATTATGAAAACGGCATTTATTTTGTGCGCTTCAACGTCCACCCGCTTCAGAAAAATGACACGGTCATCGTGGAATGCACAGCCCCGGTGAAGGATGAGCGGGAGGTCAGCGATTCCGGCGGGCATAAAGAGATGCGCTATATCATTGAAACCCGGATGCGAATTGGCGATAAGGAGCGGTTGATTGAAATGTCGCTGACGAACCGGGACTCCATGCGCTTCCGCATGCTGCTCGGCCGCCGTGCCATGGCAGAAAACACCCTCGTCGACCCGGCGGCTTCCTATCTCAACGGAAAGCTCGAGGCCCGGTCTTTGTATGACCTGGCCTGA
- a CDS encoding alpha/beta fold hydrolase, with protein MKTVIVISGWAHGLDAIRPIGNALRDQFEVELMTGTQVLKNRKIPDTDVIVTGSMGGLLAMELLPETCKKLVLISSTAKFCAAEDYPCGTHEKILKRMIVQLKRKPEAVLSEFFRNVHHPYEFHTFEGVNEPLEDLVAGLEYLQKSDVREKVPTLGIPVQLFHGSQDRIIPPGAAQWLADHLPNSDLTVYEDGHGLAAHHFQDMMTGIREFLLP; from the coding sequence ATGAAAACCGTTATCGTCATTTCAGGTTGGGCCCACGGGCTGGATGCCATCCGGCCGATCGGCAATGCGCTGCGCGATCAGTTTGAAGTTGAGCTGATGACGGGAACGCAGGTTTTGAAAAACCGCAAAATTCCGGATACGGACGTTATTGTGACGGGTTCGATGGGCGGACTGCTGGCTATGGAGCTGTTGCCGGAAACCTGTAAAAAACTGGTCCTCATTTCTTCCACGGCCAAATTCTGCGCGGCGGAAGATTATCCCTGCGGTACGCACGAAAAAATTCTGAAGCGGATGATTGTGCAGCTGAAACGTAAGCCGGAAGCCGTACTGAGCGAGTTCTTCAGAAATGTGCACCATCCCTATGAATTTCACACCTTCGAAGGTGTGAACGAACCGCTTGAAGACCTGGTCGCCGGACTGGAATATCTACAGAAATCGGATGTGCGGGAAAAAGTTCCAACCCTTGGAATTCCGGTACAGCTTTTCCATGGATCACAGGACCGGATCATTCCGCCGGGGGCCGCGCAGTGGCTGGCGGATCATCTGCCGAACAGCGATTTAACGGTCTATGAAGACGGCCACGGTCTGGCGGCGCATCATTTTCAGGATATGATGACCGGTATTCGGGAATTTCTTTTGCCGTAA
- a CDS encoding GxxExxY protein, which yields MESEKLTEQIIGCAFKVHKKLGYGFLESVNPV from the coding sequence ATGGAATCTGAAAAACTCACAGAGCAGATTATCGGATGTGCTTTCAAGGTGCATAAGAAACTGGGATATGGTTTTTTAGAATCCGTTAATCCTGTCTAA
- the bioF gene encoding 8-amino-7-oxononanoate synthase yields the protein MKQLGQSDPMDDTWIQQQLDIFAKQGLERRARVFPQAGGLIRIDGTEMLNFSSNDYLDLARHPHVTDRARQALDEFGSGTTASRLVSGTLPIHEELENRLAKEKGYESALVFGSGYMANAGTIPVLAGRDDLIFADKLVHASMIDACKLSGAKLVRWTHNEVQALEKRLEQYESSKGRKLIITESVFSMDGDIAPLKEIAALAEKHGAMLMIDEAHSTGTFGPNGAGLVRELGLENAVTVSMGTMSKAMAGFGGYVACSSNLRKLLVHSSRAFIYTTAPPPAVIGAALGALEVFEASPRLGNILQANADYFRSLLHDAGLDTLDSRSQIIPVIIGDNEKALAVSQKLREENIICAAIRPPTVPTGTARLRISITLAHLVDDLERAAKAIIKTIKG from the coding sequence ATGAAACAACTTGGACAAAGTGACCCGATGGACGACACATGGATTCAACAGCAACTCGACATTTTCGCGAAACAGGGACTCGAACGCCGCGCCCGCGTTTTCCCTCAGGCCGGGGGACTCATCCGCATTGACGGAACAGAAATGCTCAATTTTTCGAGCAACGACTATCTCGACCTCGCCCGCCACCCGCATGTTACCGACCGCGCCCGTCAGGCCCTCGACGAATTCGGAAGCGGGACCACCGCTTCGCGGCTGGTTTCGGGCACGCTGCCCATTCACGAAGAACTTGAAAACCGGCTCGCCAAAGAAAAAGGCTATGAATCCGCCCTCGTCTTCGGCTCCGGCTACATGGCCAACGCCGGCACTATTCCCGTTCTCGCCGGTCGCGACGACCTGATTTTTGCAGACAAACTCGTACACGCCTCAATGATCGACGCCTGTAAACTCTCCGGCGCCAAACTTGTCCGCTGGACCCATAACGAGGTCCAGGCTCTGGAAAAACGACTGGAACAATATGAAAGTTCCAAGGGTCGGAAACTCATTATCACGGAATCCGTTTTCAGCATGGATGGCGATATCGCGCCGCTGAAAGAGATCGCCGCGCTGGCGGAAAAACACGGGGCGATGCTGATGATCGACGAAGCCCACAGCACCGGCACGTTCGGTCCCAACGGCGCCGGACTGGTTCGGGAGCTGGGCCTTGAAAACGCCGTCACGGTTTCCATGGGCACCATGAGCAAAGCCATGGCCGGTTTCGGCGGCTACGTGGCCTGCTCTTCCAACCTTCGGAAACTGCTGGTTCATTCCTCCCGCGCCTTTATCTATACCACCGCCCCGCCGCCGGCGGTCATCGGCGCGGCGCTCGGAGCCCTCGAAGTATTTGAAGCTTCTCCAAGGCTTGGAAATATTCTGCAGGCGAATGCCGACTATTTCCGGTCGCTATTGCACGACGCCGGACTGGACACGCTCGACAGCCGAAGCCAGATTATTCCGGTGATCATCGGCGATAACGAAAAAGCACTCGCTGTTTCGCAAAAGCTGCGCGAGGAAAATATCATCTGCGCCGCCATCCGGCCCCCCACCGTTCCGACGGGCACCGCGCGGCTGCGGATTTCAATTACCCTGGCGCACCTGGTCGACGACCTCGAACGCGCCGCCAAAGCCATCATAAAAACCATCAAGGGCTAA
- a CDS encoding CPBP family glutamic-type intramembrane protease has translation MKIVPALIPYLAVLLGMHVLSSAWAAMLFYHAGMLLFLCIRKSSGDWKKIGRGCSPLLIPAMIVCALAAPVVYFMWPFLRISEHALVEWMAEYGLTGAAWMLLIPWFSVVHPMLEELHWRGIGPEGAERLCWQDFAFAGYHVFVLYELVYWPWLFMVFGILVGSSFFWRWAAERFGGYLLPVLTHAVADAGVLMGVWLLIRR, from the coding sequence ATGAAAATCGTTCCCGCTCTGATTCCGTATCTGGCTGTGCTGCTGGGGATGCATGTGCTCAGCAGCGCATGGGCGGCTATGCTGTTTTATCACGCCGGTATGCTGTTATTTCTGTGTATAAGAAAATCTTCCGGAGATTGGAAAAAGATCGGCCGGGGCTGTTCGCCCCTGCTGATTCCGGCGATGATCGTATGTGCGCTGGCCGCGCCGGTGGTTTATTTTATGTGGCCGTTTTTACGGATATCGGAACATGCGCTGGTGGAATGGATGGCGGAATACGGTCTTACCGGAGCTGCGTGGATGCTGCTGATCCCCTGGTTTTCGGTCGTACATCCGATGCTGGAAGAGCTTCACTGGCGGGGTATCGGACCGGAAGGGGCGGAGAGGCTGTGCTGGCAGGATTTTGCTTTTGCGGGATATCATGTATTCGTGTTGTATGAGCTGGTTTACTGGCCTTGGCTGTTTATGGTGTTCGGTATATTGGTCGGGAGCTCGTTTTTCTGGCGCTGGGCGGCGGAGCGGTTCGGCGGATATCTGTTGCCGGTGTTGACGCATGCGGTGGCGGATGCCGGGGTTCTAATGGGCGTTTGGTTATTGATAAGGAGATGA
- a CDS encoding SDR family oxidoreductase, producing MDLGLHGKVAMVAASSKGLGFGIARELVKAGALVSIGARTEAEVFDAADVLIEETEAEVLPNVLDAADPNSISRWVENTTDAFGGVDALVVNAGGPPAGKFDDFDDADWEKAFNLTLMSSVRMIRQVLPLMRQAGGGSILTITSVSVKEPIDFLLLSNVMRSGVTSLAKSLSKQLAPENIRVNNLMPGRIDTDRVQSLDSMNAENLKRPVDEVKAANEAGIPLGRYGTIEEFGKLGAFLLSDASSYITGQTIAVDGGSVNTVW from the coding sequence ATGGATCTGGGATTACATGGAAAAGTGGCGATGGTTGCCGCTTCAAGTAAAGGGCTGGGTTTCGGCATTGCCCGCGAACTGGTTAAAGCAGGCGCTCTGGTTTCCATCGGTGCGCGTACAGAAGCGGAAGTATTTGACGCTGCTGACGTATTGATTGAGGAAACCGAAGCCGAGGTGCTGCCGAATGTGCTTGATGCAGCTGATCCGAATTCGATTTCCCGGTGGGTGGAGAATACAACGGATGCCTTTGGCGGCGTGGATGCGCTGGTGGTGAATGCCGGCGGGCCGCCGGCGGGTAAATTTGATGATTTTGACGATGCCGACTGGGAAAAGGCGTTTAATCTTACGCTGATGAGTTCGGTCCGGATGATTCGGCAGGTATTGCCGCTGATGCGTCAGGCGGGCGGTGGGTCGATTCTCACCATCACCTCTGTTTCCGTGAAAGAGCCGATTGATTTTCTGTTGCTGTCCAATGTTATGCGCTCCGGCGTGACCAGTCTGGCCAAGAGCCTGTCGAAACAGCTCGCTCCGGAAAATATCCGGGTCAACAATCTGATGCCCGGGCGCATCGATACTGACCGTGTGCAGTCTTTAGACAGTATGAATGCGGAAAACCTGAAGCGTCCGGTCGATGAGGTTAAAGCCGCTAATGAAGCGGGAATTCCGCTGGGCCGTTACGGCACGATTGAGGAATTCGGAAAGCTCGGTGCCTTTCTGCTCTCCGATGCGTCCAGCTACATCACCGGCCAGACGATTGCTGTCGATGGCGGATCTGTTAATACGGTTTGGTAA
- a CDS encoding aldo/keto reductase gives MKYNQLGKTGIEVSALTIGAWQLGGPLFFDGKPDGHPDPGKENVIRMIHELGDLGINAIDTAEQYSAGESERRVGEALKGRRDQWVISTKFGYRVGEGGMRIDDSSPPTILPSLEGSLKRLGTDYIDVYLYHCAPDVEDLEAGREILEKAQGDGKIRAYGISTGDFQLLETMVKAGNVEVVQFPVSLLDPASEAWKIARENQLGTQLRGVMAQGRLSGKYFQKKPKFASDDNRSNWCADEDYSKFAVLAECLPEGMTMAQAAIKWILDQPGAHTICMGAKNIEDYRSAIAAVEMPALGAEVRSRLEFLAQSL, from the coding sequence ATGAAATATAATCAGCTTGGAAAGACGGGAATAGAGGTTTCGGCTTTAACCATCGGTGCCTGGCAGCTGGGCGGACCGCTGTTTTTTGACGGCAAGCCGGACGGGCATCCGGACCCCGGGAAAGAAAATGTGATCCGCATGATCCATGAGCTGGGGGACCTCGGTATCAATGCTATCGACACGGCGGAGCAGTACAGTGCCGGGGAATCCGAGCGGCGCGTGGGTGAAGCCTTGAAGGGACGGCGAGACCAATGGGTGATTTCCACCAAATTCGGCTATCGTGTAGGCGAGGGCGGAATGCGGATTGACGATTCGTCGCCGCCGACCATTCTGCCGAGTCTGGAAGGGTCGCTGAAGCGGCTGGGCACCGATTATATCGATGTTTATCTCTATCACTGCGCACCGGATGTTGAAGATCTCGAGGCCGGCCGCGAAATTCTGGAAAAGGCGCAGGGTGATGGAAAAATCCGGGCGTACGGGATTTCGACCGGCGATTTTCAACTGCTGGAAACGATGGTTAAGGCCGGGAATGTCGAGGTGGTGCAGTTTCCGGTCAGTTTGCTCGATCCGGCTTCCGAAGCCTGGAAAATTGCACGGGAAAATCAGCTTGGCACCCAGTTGCGCGGGGTGATGGCACAGGGGCGGTTGAGCGGAAAATATTTTCAGAAAAAACCGAAATTCGCTTCCGATGACAATCGGTCCAATTGGTGTGCGGACGAAGACTATTCGAAATTTGCCGTTCTTGCCGAGTGTCTCCCCGAAGGGATGACCATGGCGCAGGCCGCCATTAAATGGATTCTCGACCAGCCCGGTGCTCATACGATTTGCATGGGGGCCAAAAATATCGAAGATTATCGCTCTGCCATCGCGGCGGTTGAGATGCCCGCATTAGGTGCCGAAGTACGTTCCCGGCTGGAATTTTTGGCGCAAAGTCTTTGA
- the ilvD gene encoding dihydroxy-acid dehydratase — protein MRSDRTKKGLERAPHRALMRATGMSSEDIKKPFIAVCNAFNEVIPGHAHLDQVGKIIKDAVREAGGTPIEFNMIGVCDGIAMGHAGMKYSLPSRELIADAVETMVGAHAFDAMICIPNCDKIVPGMIMGAMRVNIPTIFASGGPMKAGKTKDGRVVDLISVFEAVAEHKQGSISDEELEEIECKGCPSQGSCSGMFTANSMNCLCEAIGLALPGNGTILALDPARHQLWKDAAKRAVEMARADGPLPREIVTQESLDNAFALDMAMGGSTNTVLHTLAIAKEAGVEYDLDRINTVSKKCPNICKVSPSSHYHIEDVHAAGGISAILAETAKKEGLLNLDCPTVTGKTLGENIAGAESKDLECIRKVENAYSETGGLSILWGNLAEGGCVVKKAGVDPKMLVHTGPAVIFESQEDACEGILEGKVKAGDVVVIRYEGPKGGPGMQEMLAPTSYIMGQGLGDSVALITDGRFSGGTHGACIGHISPEAAEGGPIGLLNEGDIIEIDIPNNRLSVALSEEELAERRKNWKEPEPRFTTGWLARYAKMATNASNGAVLQG, from the coding sequence ATGCGCAGTGATAGAACAAAAAAGGGATTAGAACGGGCTCCGCACCGTGCGCTTATGCGTGCTACGGGGATGTCATCCGAGGATATTAAAAAACCGTTTATTGCGGTTTGTAATGCTTTCAACGAGGTGATTCCGGGCCACGCTCATCTCGATCAGGTCGGAAAAATTATTAAGGATGCTGTGCGTGAGGCCGGCGGCACCCCGATTGAATTCAATATGATCGGCGTCTGCGACGGCATTGCGATGGGGCACGCGGGCATGAAATATTCGCTGCCGAGCCGGGAGCTGATTGCCGATGCCGTGGAAACCATGGTCGGTGCCCATGCGTTCGATGCAATGATCTGCATTCCGAACTGCGATAAAATCGTTCCGGGCATGATCATGGGCGCGATGCGTGTGAATATTCCGACGATCTTCGCATCCGGCGGTCCGATGAAAGCCGGAAAAACAAAAGATGGTCGGGTCGTTGACCTGATCAGTGTTTTTGAAGCGGTGGCTGAGCATAAACAGGGCTCCATTTCCGACGAAGAACTGGAAGAGATCGAATGCAAAGGCTGCCCGAGTCAGGGCTCCTGCTCCGGGATGTTTACGGCCAACTCGATGAACTGTCTGTGCGAAGCGATCGGTCTGGCGCTGCCGGGCAACGGTACCATTCTTGCTCTGGATCCGGCGCGGCATCAGCTCTGGAAAGATGCCGCGAAACGCGCCGTGGAAATGGCCCGCGCCGATGGCCCGCTGCCGCGAGAGATCGTGACGCAGGAATCGCTCGACAATGCCTTTGCGCTGGATATGGCGATGGGCGGCAGCACCAACACCGTGCTGCATACGCTGGCCATTGCGAAAGAAGCCGGGGTGGAATACGATCTGGACCGCATCAATACCGTTTCCAAAAAATGCCCGAACATCTGCAAGGTTTCGCCGTCTTCGCACTATCATATTGAAGATGTGCATGCCGCCGGCGGCATCAGTGCGATTCTGGCGGAAACAGCAAAGAAAGAAGGATTGCTGAATCTCGACTGCCCGACGGTGACGGGTAAAACGCTGGGCGAAAATATTGCCGGAGCGGAAAGCAAGGATCTTGAGTGTATTCGTAAGGTTGAAAACGCCTATTCCGAAACCGGCGGCCTCTCTATTCTCTGGGGTAACCTGGCGGAAGGCGGCTGCGTAGTGAAAAAAGCCGGCGTAGATCCGAAAATGCTGGTGCATACCGGCCCGGCGGTCATCTTTGAATCGCAGGAAGATGCGTGTGAAGGCATTCTGGAAGGCAAGGTTAAAGCCGGCGACGTGGTGGTCATCCGCTATGAAGGCCCGAAGGGCGGACCGGGTATGCAGGAAATGCTGGCACCGACCTCTTACATTATGGGGCAGGGACTCGGTGACAGTGTGGCACTGATTACCGACGGCAGGTTCAGCGGCGGAACGCACGGTGCGTGCATCGGTCATATTTCCCCGGAAGCGGCGGAAGGCGGCCCGATCGGTCTGCTGAACGAAGGCGATATCATTGAAATCGATATTCCGAATAACCGGTTATCCGTCGCATTGTCCGAAGAGGAGCTTGCGGAACGTCGTAAGAACTGGAAGGAGCCGGAACCGCGCTTCACCACCGGATGGCTTGCGCGTTATGCCAAAATGGCGACCAATGCCAGCAACGGAGCGGTTCTGCAGGGATAA